The uncultured Desulfuromonas sp. genome has a segment encoding these proteins:
- a CDS encoding bifunctional (p)ppGpp synthetase/guanosine-3',5'-bis(diphosphate) 3'-pyrophosphohydrolase — translation MKSLEDILNSVKEYLPDADLDLIQRAYPFSQQLHQGQDLPCGKPAFSHPVAVAELLLRLKMDVPTIAAGLLHDVLQKEMVTSAELKERFGDQVHMLVEGLTKINTIIFKRGEERQAESFRKMLLAIARDFRIILIKLADRLHGMQNLSCLSEAQQQRIARETMDVYAPLANRMGISWMKSQLEDLSFQHLYPDEYAELNDKVMAFKTDACDLYVQRVKDELHAILAKQGIEGDVSGRSKHIYSVYRKLQRQKIDLDQMYDLIAFRVIVTSVRECYAALGIVHAEWKPVAGRFKDYIAMPKANMYQSLHTSVIGPYGKRMEVQIRTKEMHRIAEEGIAAHWMYKEGRTSESGEEKRFSWLRQMVEWQKEMDDSLAVTADTHIDLFPEEVYVFTPQGHVRELPKGACPIDFAYAIHGDIGHRCVGAKVNNKMVSLKTELHNGDVVEVLTSPHQNPSKDWLKIVKTSKARNRIRHWVKTQEREKSIEVAHGLLDKELRKYGKSLNKTLNDPVMAEAAKDLGFKEVAELLAAVGYGKLSAGQVVGRIVPADQLRSHRSKLSGLGRVINKIRKKPSHSAIRIQGIDDVLVRFAKCCNPLPGDDIVGFITRGHGITVHSADCPHLLETDPQRRVEVEWDEGSVSSRSVRINVYCHDQKGVLAEITSCITKCEANITSARVNVSSGSKGLNEFEIDVNNVEHLKEVMAALKALKGVYRVERVRERRG, via the coding sequence TTGAAGTCACTCGAAGATATCCTCAATAGCGTCAAAGAATACCTTCCCGATGCGGATCTTGACCTGATCCAGCGTGCCTATCCATTTAGCCAGCAACTTCATCAGGGTCAGGATCTGCCTTGCGGCAAGCCTGCGTTCAGTCATCCCGTGGCTGTAGCGGAGCTGTTGCTGCGTCTGAAAATGGACGTGCCGACCATTGCCGCCGGTTTGCTCCATGATGTGCTGCAAAAAGAGATGGTGACCTCCGCGGAGCTCAAGGAGCGTTTCGGCGATCAGGTGCACATGCTGGTCGAAGGTCTGACCAAGATTAATACCATCATTTTCAAGCGCGGTGAAGAACGTCAGGCCGAGAGCTTCCGTAAAATGCTGCTGGCGATTGCCCGCGACTTTCGCATTATTCTCATCAAGCTGGCCGATCGCCTTCACGGTATGCAGAATTTAAGTTGTCTGTCCGAGGCGCAACAACAGCGCATTGCCCGTGAAACCATGGACGTGTATGCGCCGTTGGCCAACCGTATGGGTATCAGCTGGATGAAAAGTCAGCTTGAAGACCTGTCGTTTCAGCACCTTTATCCGGACGAGTATGCCGAGCTCAACGATAAGGTGATGGCATTCAAAACCGATGCCTGCGATCTGTATGTCCAGCGGGTCAAAGACGAGTTGCATGCTATTCTCGCCAAGCAGGGGATTGAAGGCGATGTGTCGGGACGCTCTAAACATATTTATTCCGTGTACCGCAAACTGCAACGCCAGAAGATTGATCTCGACCAGATGTATGATCTGATTGCCTTTCGGGTGATCGTAACATCGGTGCGCGAGTGTTACGCGGCACTGGGGATTGTTCATGCGGAATGGAAACCGGTGGCAGGGCGGTTTAAGGACTATATCGCCATGCCGAAGGCCAATATGTATCAGTCGCTGCATACCTCGGTGATCGGTCCGTATGGCAAGCGCATGGAAGTGCAGATCCGCACCAAAGAGATGCACCGCATTGCTGAAGAGGGGATCGCCGCTCATTGGATGTATAAAGAGGGGCGGACCTCGGAGTCCGGTGAGGAGAAACGTTTCAGCTGGTTGCGCCAGATGGTGGAATGGCAGAAGGAGATGGATGATTCTCTGGCTGTCACCGCCGACACCCATATTGATCTGTTTCCGGAAGAGGTCTACGTGTTTACCCCGCAGGGCCATGTGCGTGAACTGCCCAAGGGGGCTTGTCCGATCGATTTTGCGTACGCAATCCATGGGGATATCGGCCATCGCTGCGTTGGTGCCAAGGTGAACAACAAGATGGTGTCGTTGAAGACCGAGCTGCACAATGGTGATGTGGTGGAGGTGTTGACTTCGCCCCATCAGAATCCCAGCAAGGATTGGCTTAAGATTGTCAAAACCTCCAAGGCGCGTAACCGCATTCGCCACTGGGTCAAAACCCAGGAGCGCGAAAAAAGCATTGAGGTCGCCCATGGTCTGCTGGACAAGGAGTTGCGCAAATACGGTAAAAGTCTCAACAAGACGCTAAATGATCCGGTCATGGCGGAAGCCGCCAAGGATCTTGGTTTTAAAGAGGTGGCGGAACTGCTGGCCGCTGTCGGTTACGGAAAACTGTCGGCGGGACAGGTTGTCGGTCGTATTGTGCCGGCGGATCAGTTGCGCAGCCATCGTTCCAAGCTGTCCGGCCTCGGGCGGGTCATCAACAAGATCCGCAAAAAACCCTCGCATAGCGCGATCCGTATTCAGGGCATCGACGACGTGCTGGTGCGTTTTGCCAAATGCTGCAATCCGCTGCCGGGAGATGATATTGTCGGCTTTATTACCCGTGGTCACGGCATCACGGTTCATTCGGCCGACTGCCCGCATCTGCTGGAAACCGATCCGCAACGCCGTGTTGAGGTGGAATGGGATGAGGGATCCGTTTCGTCGCGCAGTGTGCGGATCAACGTCTATTGCCATGACCAAAAAGGGGTCCTGGCCGAGATTACCAGTTGTATCACCAAGTGCGAGGCGAATATTACCAGCGCCCGAGTCAATGTTTCGTCCGGCAGTAAAGGGCTCAATGAGTTTGAGATCGATGTGAACAATGTCGAGCATCTTAAAGAGGTGATGGCGGCTCTCAAGGCTCTGAAGGGGGTTTATCGTGTTGAGCGGGTGCGTGAGAGACGCGGTTAG
- the rpmB gene encoding 50S ribosomal protein L28, producing the protein MSRTCEICGKKPVTGNNVSHAHNKTRKVWYPNLQKVRAVQNGSVKTMKVCTRCIRSGAVVKG; encoded by the coding sequence ATGTCCAGAACATGTGAAATTTGCGGCAAAAAACCGGTAACCGGCAACAACGTCAGCCATGCACATAATAAAACCCGTAAAGTATGGTATCCCAACCTGCAAAAGGTTCGGGCTGTGCAGAATGGCAGCGTTAAGACCATGAAAGTCTGCACCCGCTGCATCCGTTCCGGGGCGGTTGTTAAAGGTTAA
- a CDS encoding DUF523 domain-containing protein: MTPLLVSACLLGLNTRYNAETKINPQVVSLIERPEIVPVIVCPEQLAGFSTPRPSCEFARGEGQQVWQGLGQLKNTQGEDVTAAFCRGAQETVKIARMTGCRVALLKERSPSCGSHTVHCQGKLVSGQGVTTALLQQQGLTIFSEEQLDELTRILGN, translated from the coding sequence ATGACACCGCTTCTGGTCAGTGCCTGCCTTCTCGGTCTGAACACCCGCTACAACGCTGAAACAAAAATCAATCCTCAGGTCGTCAGCCTGATTGAGCGTCCTGAAATTGTTCCGGTGATTGTCTGTCCGGAACAGTTGGCCGGTTTCAGCACGCCGCGGCCCAGTTGTGAATTTGCACGAGGCGAGGGACAACAGGTCTGGCAGGGGTTGGGACAACTGAAAAACACCCAAGGCGAAGATGTCACCGCGGCGTTTTGTCGCGGCGCGCAAGAAACCGTAAAAATAGCCCGTATGACCGGATGCCGCGTCGCGCTGCTTAAAGAGCGCAGCCCATCGTGCGGGAGCCATACCGTCCACTGCCAGGGGAAACTGGTCTCCGGACAAGGCGTTACAACAGCCCTGTTGCAACAGCAGGGCCTGACGATATTCAGCGAGGAACAGCTTGATGAGCTTACACGAATTCTTGGCAATTAG
- the purN gene encoding phosphoribosylglycinamide formyltransferase: protein MNSKLRIGVLASGGGTNLQSIIDGCRSGQIDGEIVTVLSNNPDAGALHRAAKAEIAHQCINHREFDSRDDFDSAVVSALIEANVELVVLAGFMRIIGRRFLDAFPGRIMNIHPALLPAFPGLHVQQKALDYGARFSGCTVHFVDGGVDTGPIILQAVVPVLDDDDEASLSARILEQEHKIYPQAIQWFAEGAIRINGRRVIIDQKAQPPQAAINPPLSPTS from the coding sequence GTGAATTCCAAACTGCGCATTGGTGTCCTCGCTTCCGGCGGCGGCACCAATCTACAATCGATTATTGATGGATGCCGGAGTGGGCAGATTGACGGGGAAATTGTCACCGTCCTGTCCAACAACCCGGATGCCGGCGCCCTGCATCGGGCGGCCAAAGCAGAGATCGCCCATCAGTGCATCAACCACCGTGAGTTTGACAGCCGAGACGACTTTGACAGCGCCGTGGTTTCTGCTCTGATTGAGGCCAACGTCGAGCTGGTGGTCCTCGCCGGATTTATGCGCATCATCGGCCGGCGCTTTCTTGACGCGTTCCCCGGCCGGATCATGAACATTCACCCGGCCCTGCTTCCGGCCTTTCCCGGTTTGCATGTCCAGCAGAAAGCACTCGATTACGGTGCCCGTTTCTCCGGCTGTACGGTTCACTTTGTCGATGGTGGGGTCGATACCGGGCCGATTATCCTTCAGGCCGTGGTTCCCGTGTTGGACGACGATGACGAGGCCAGCCTGAGCGCCCGCATTCTTGAGCAGGAGCACAAAATCTATCCCCAGGCGATCCAATGGTTTGCTGAAGGAGCGATTCGCATTAACGGACGCCGCGTTATCATAGACCAAAAAGCCCAGCCACCCCAGGCGGCCATCAACCCGCCGCTCAGTCCGACGTCATGA
- the purM gene encoding phosphoribosylformylglycinamidine cyclo-ligase has protein sequence MEKKSVTYKDAGVDIDAGNRFVNMIKPMVKATSRPEVLTDIGGFGGLFSFHADKYKKPTLVSSTDGVGTKLKLAFMMDKHDTVGIDLVAMCVNDIIVQGAEPLFFLDYMATGKLAPEKAAEVVKGISEGCQQAGCALIGGETAEMPGFYAEGEYDVAGFTVGAVDNDNIIDGSSITVGDKIIGIASSGLHSNGYSLARKVFFEHMGLNVNDTLPEFDQSIGLEMLTPTRIYVKTVLNLIRDFTIKGMAHITGGGLLENVPRVLPKHCNAVIHRDSWEKPVIFDVLQKGGNIEDTEMHRTFNNGLGMVLIVPSEQCEDILIRLSGLNEKAWEIGEISKNVDEIPAVLLD, from the coding sequence GTGGAAAAGAAAAGCGTTACCTATAAAGACGCCGGTGTGGACATTGATGCCGGCAACCGTTTTGTCAACATGATCAAGCCGATGGTCAAGGCGACATCCCGCCCCGAAGTTTTGACCGACATTGGCGGATTTGGCGGGCTGTTCTCCTTCCACGCCGACAAATATAAAAAACCGACCCTGGTTTCCTCAACCGATGGTGTCGGCACCAAGCTCAAGCTGGCGTTCATGATGGACAAGCATGACACCGTGGGCATCGATCTGGTGGCCATGTGCGTCAACGACATCATTGTTCAGGGCGCTGAGCCGCTGTTTTTTCTCGATTACATGGCCACCGGCAAACTGGCTCCGGAAAAAGCCGCCGAAGTCGTCAAGGGGATTTCCGAGGGCTGCCAGCAGGCCGGCTGTGCCCTGATCGGTGGAGAAACCGCAGAAATGCCCGGCTTCTATGCCGAAGGTGAATATGACGTCGCCGGCTTCACCGTGGGCGCGGTCGATAACGACAACATTATTGACGGTTCCTCCATCACCGTGGGCGATAAAATTATCGGCATCGCATCAAGCGGCCTGCACTCCAACGGCTACTCCCTGGCGCGCAAAGTCTTTTTTGAGCACATGGGACTCAACGTCAACGACACCCTGCCGGAATTCGACCAGAGCATCGGCCTGGAAATGCTGACCCCGACACGCATTTACGTCAAAACCGTCCTGAATCTGATTCGTGACTTCACCATCAAAGGGATGGCACACATTACCGGCGGCGGCCTGCTGGAGAATGTTCCGCGCGTGCTGCCGAAACACTGCAACGCGGTGATCCACCGCGACAGCTGGGAAAAGCCGGTTATCTTCGACGTCCTGCAAAAGGGTGGCAACATCGAGGACACAGAGATGCACCGCACCTTCAACAACGGTCTCGGCATGGTGCTGATTGTTCCCAGTGAGCAATGTGAAGATATTCTGATCCGACTGTCCGGCCTCAATGAAAAAGCCTGGGAAATCGGCGAAATCAGCAAAAACGTTGATGAGATCCCGGCAGTCCTGCTCGACTGA
- the rimI gene encoding ribosomal protein S18-alanine N-acetyltransferase, whose product MNPYVLRPMEADDLAAVVKIEQGSHQHPWSRHLFERELANPLSRLWVVVAKEEIVGYLCVWVVADEAEIHNIATACHWQRRGVASFLMGELFHHVRDEGVERILLEVRASNQAAIQLYQRWGFETSSCRKGYYQDGEDALLMHCDLAVSSS is encoded by the coding sequence ATGAATCCCTATGTTCTCCGACCGATGGAGGCTGACGACCTGGCCGCCGTGGTAAAAATAGAGCAGGGCAGTCATCAGCATCCGTGGAGTCGCCATCTGTTTGAACGTGAGCTGGCCAATCCGTTGTCGCGGTTGTGGGTGGTTGTGGCAAAGGAGGAAATTGTCGGCTATCTGTGTGTGTGGGTTGTTGCCGACGAAGCGGAAATTCACAACATTGCCACCGCGTGCCATTGGCAACGTCGTGGGGTGGCCTCCTTTCTGATGGGGGAGCTCTTTCATCACGTGCGCGACGAAGGGGTTGAGCGGATTCTGCTCGAAGTACGCGCTTCCAATCAGGCGGCAATCCAGCTCTATCAACGGTGGGGCTTTGAAACGTCCAGTTGCCGAAAAGGCTATTATCAAGACGGCGAGGATGCTCTGTTGATGCATTGCGACCTGGCCGTATCTTCCAGTTGA
- a CDS encoding dihydroorotate dehydrogenase electron transfer subunit, translated as MQNLKTVILHNREIAPGYYRMAILAPGYPQMAKAGQFVMLRVQLQTQPLLRRPFGIFKTGTLPPECSGMPPREFVELVYKVVGSGTELMATLQRGDQVELLGPLGEGFVATADDNPILVGGGIGLVPLFKLAEDLCGQGKKVRLLMGGRTRDDILGITEFERLGVETYVSTDDGSLGEEGLVTAVLERKLAKYPGAQVYACGPTPMLNAVQAICATHNTPLQVSLEALMACGVGACLGCVVPGKEHREEEPDYLCTCRQGPVFDAELLQWPETGGAA; from the coding sequence ATGCAAAACCTGAAAACGGTGATCCTGCATAACCGTGAAATCGCCCCCGGTTATTACCGGATGGCGATTCTTGCTCCCGGCTATCCGCAGATGGCAAAAGCCGGACAGTTTGTCATGTTGCGGGTGCAGCTTCAGACCCAGCCGTTGTTGCGGCGCCCCTTCGGCATTTTTAAGACCGGAACGTTGCCGCCGGAATGCAGTGGCATGCCGCCACGCGAGTTTGTCGAGCTGGTGTATAAGGTGGTCGGCAGCGGCACCGAGCTGATGGCGACTCTTCAGCGCGGTGATCAGGTTGAATTGCTCGGTCCTTTGGGCGAGGGCTTTGTCGCCACCGCCGACGACAACCCGATTCTGGTCGGCGGCGGCATCGGTCTGGTGCCGTTGTTCAAGTTGGCTGAGGATCTGTGTGGACAGGGCAAGAAAGTGCGTTTGCTGATGGGCGGGCGTACCCGCGATGATATTCTCGGCATTACTGAATTCGAACGTCTCGGTGTGGAAACCTATGTGTCCACGGATGACGGCAGTCTCGGCGAGGAGGGACTGGTGACGGCGGTGCTGGAGCGCAAACTGGCTAAATATCCCGGAGCCCAGGTCTATGCCTGCGGCCCGACGCCGATGCTCAACGCGGTGCAGGCGATCTGTGCGACACATAACACGCCGTTGCAGGTGTCGCTGGAAGCGCTGATGGCGTGTGGTGTCGGCGCCTGTCTGGGCTGTGTTGTGCCGGGCAAGGAACATCGCGAGGAGGAACCGGACTATCTGTGTACCTGTCGTCAGGGGCCGGTGTTTGATGCCGAACTGCTGCAGTGGCCGGAGACGGGAGGTGCCGCATGA
- a CDS encoding dihydroorotate dehydrogenase, translated as MSQHTPSLAVDLAGLTLRNPVMPASGTFGYGREFAPYLDLEKIGAVMTKGISLRPKAGNPTPRIAETSSGMLNAIGLQNVGIDAFIRDKVPYLQTLDTPVIVNFFGNQLHEYIEVAEKLSDIEAVDAVELNISCPNVKQGGIVFGTEPCAAAEVVSGVRKVLNKPLIVKLTPNVTDITVMARAVEEAGADVISCVNTLTGMAVDIEKQRLHLANGTGGLSGPAIKPVALRMVYQVVRAVTVPVIGIGGIMTAKDALEFLLVGATAVQVGTANLVNPGVMAEIVDGMEQFCRDKGIDDINQWIGSLQE; from the coding sequence ATGAGTCAGCACACACCTTCTCTGGCGGTCGATCTGGCCGGACTGACGTTGCGCAATCCGGTGATGCCGGCGTCGGGAACTTTTGGCTATGGCCGCGAATTCGCGCCGTACCTTGATCTGGAAAAAATCGGCGCGGTGATGACCAAAGGCATCTCCCTGCGCCCCAAGGCCGGTAACCCGACGCCGCGCATTGCGGAAACCTCCTCCGGGATGCTCAATGCGATTGGTTTGCAGAACGTCGGCATTGACGCTTTTATCCGCGACAAGGTGCCGTACCTGCAGACGTTGGACACGCCGGTGATTGTCAATTTCTTCGGCAACCAGCTCCACGAGTATATTGAGGTGGCCGAGAAGCTCTCCGATATTGAGGCGGTAGATGCCGTGGAGCTCAACATCTCCTGTCCCAACGTCAAACAGGGCGGGATTGTGTTCGGAACCGAACCCTGTGCCGCCGCCGAGGTGGTCAGCGGCGTGCGTAAGGTGCTTAACAAACCGCTGATCGTCAAGTTGACTCCCAATGTGACCGATATTACGGTCATGGCACGGGCCGTGGAAGAGGCCGGAGCCGATGTGATCAGCTGTGTCAATACCTTGACCGGCATGGCCGTGGATATTGAAAAGCAACGTCTGCATCTGGCCAATGGCACCGGTGGACTGTCGGGGCCGGCCATCAAGCCGGTGGCGTTGCGCATGGTCTATCAGGTGGTGCGGGCCGTCACGGTGCCGGTGATCGGTATCGGCGGAATCATGACCGCCAAGGATGCTCTGGAGTTTCTCCTCGTCGGTGCGACGGCCGTTCAGGTGGGAACCGCCAATCTGGTTAATCCCGGTGTCATGGCGGAGATTGTTGACGGCATGGAGCAGTTTTGCCGGGATAAAGGGATCGACGATATCAATCAGTGGATCGGGTCGTTGCAGGAATGA
- a CDS encoding CBS domain-containing protein gives MDVVTTHINADFDCLGAMIAARLLYPEARLVFAGAQEPALRDFLKHYAHGVEFTRFKELDPKQIRRLILVDVNRASRIGPFEPLLQNPAIEFHLYDHHPIVASERVPDVEVVRRVGSTVTLMCDLLKERGILPDARQATMMMLGLYEDTGNLLFSSTTVADYAAGSFLLECGAQLDVVSDYLNRELSAAQVDLLHQLLNSRQVMTIKGVEVNLAHASIDRYVGDIAVLAHKIRDMENLDVLIVAVRLEDRVFLVARSRLEQVHVGQVMAALGGGGHATAASATVRDKTLVQVMDGLPALLDEVIAPQWQARHLMSAPARSVEGLASLSKARDLLTRYNINALLVVEGADLKGYITRQTVERAIHHGLSTSAVRDYMSTEFGQVPPDADLSQVQQLIVEQRQRFVPVVDGQAVVGVITRADLLRHLVSGGRALRQTTDQVLAGDGIGLHPRHVQRLIQTRLPKRIQELLRQISTVADEVGCPVYAVGGFVRDLLLHKKNLDVDIVVEGNAIAFARRFAEQHACRVRAHEKFVTAVIIFDDGYKLDVASTRTEYYLEPGALPNVEEASIKLDLYRRDFTINTLALALNHDSYGELLDYFGAQRDLHDKAIRVLHNLSFVEDPTRMFRAVRFEQRLGFKLGMHTENLLRSAVEMDFVQRVGPLRLFNELTIILNEEEPFPAISRLEALGLLACLCDQWRVDGHLKESFRQAEKALHWHELLYTGSPVERWVVYFLCLSQPLSDDAMASVCDKLSVPQRWQDILVCERRRVMTTFHHLERDQKSLAACRASELAHRLKGIGDEMLLYAMARTRSDEVRLAISQYLTQWRDVKPLLNGDDLIALGIDRGPKVGDVLSRLRDARLDGEVSSRQDEVDLVRSCQTSC, from the coding sequence ATGGATGTTGTAACCACCCACATTAATGCCGATTTTGACTGCCTGGGCGCCATGATCGCGGCACGTCTGTTGTATCCTGAGGCGCGTCTGGTGTTTGCCGGTGCCCAGGAGCCGGCGTTGCGTGACTTCCTGAAACATTATGCTCATGGCGTGGAATTTACCCGTTTCAAAGAGCTTGATCCCAAACAGATCCGTCGCCTGATTCTGGTGGACGTCAACCGAGCGTCACGTATCGGCCCGTTTGAGCCGTTGCTGCAGAATCCGGCCATTGAATTTCATCTCTACGATCATCATCCCATTGTCGCAAGTGAGCGCGTTCCCGACGTTGAGGTGGTGCGCCGGGTCGGATCCACCGTCACCCTGATGTGTGATCTGCTCAAAGAACGCGGCATCCTGCCCGACGCCCGCCAGGCGACCATGATGATGCTTGGCCTGTATGAAGACACCGGCAATCTGCTGTTTTCGTCGACGACGGTCGCGGATTATGCCGCGGGGTCATTTTTGTTGGAGTGCGGCGCTCAGCTGGATGTGGTGTCCGACTATCTCAATCGCGAGCTGTCCGCCGCGCAGGTGGATCTGCTCCACCAGTTACTCAATTCACGTCAGGTGATGACCATCAAGGGGGTGGAGGTCAATCTGGCCCATGCTTCCATTGATCGCTATGTTGGTGACATTGCTGTTCTGGCGCACAAAATTCGCGACATGGAAAATCTCGACGTGCTGATTGTGGCGGTGCGTCTGGAGGATCGTGTGTTTCTAGTGGCCCGGTCGAGGTTGGAGCAGGTGCATGTCGGTCAGGTGATGGCTGCTCTGGGGGGCGGTGGTCATGCCACGGCGGCCTCGGCGACCGTCCGCGACAAGACCCTTGTTCAGGTGATGGACGGTTTGCCGGCCTTGCTGGATGAGGTGATTGCACCACAGTGGCAGGCGCGCCATCTGATGTCGGCACCGGCACGTTCTGTCGAAGGGTTGGCTTCGCTGAGCAAGGCGCGCGATTTACTCACCCGCTACAATATTAATGCGTTGCTGGTCGTTGAGGGAGCGGACCTGAAGGGCTATATCACCCGTCAGACCGTGGAGCGGGCCATTCATCACGGCCTGAGTACCAGTGCCGTGCGCGATTATATGTCAACGGAGTTTGGTCAAGTGCCCCCGGATGCGGATCTGTCCCAGGTGCAGCAGCTGATTGTCGAGCAGCGCCAGCGCTTTGTGCCGGTTGTTGATGGCCAAGCGGTGGTCGGTGTGATCACCCGGGCCGACTTGTTGCGTCATCTGGTGTCCGGCGGGCGTGCCTTGCGGCAAACCACGGATCAGGTATTGGCCGGCGACGGGATCGGGCTGCACCCTCGTCATGTCCAGCGCCTGATTCAGACCCGGCTGCCGAAGCGGATTCAGGAGTTGCTCCGGCAAATCTCCACCGTTGCCGACGAAGTGGGCTGCCCTGTTTATGCGGTGGGCGGCTTTGTGCGTGATTTGTTGCTGCATAAGAAAAACCTTGATGTGGATATTGTCGTGGAGGGCAATGCCATTGCCTTTGCCCGCCGGTTTGCCGAGCAACATGCCTGCCGGGTGCGTGCCCATGAAAAGTTTGTCACGGCGGTGATCATCTTTGACGATGGCTACAAGCTGGATGTGGCGTCAACACGCACGGAATATTATCTGGAGCCGGGAGCTCTGCCCAATGTCGAGGAAGCGTCGATCAAGCTTGATCTTTACCGGCGTGACTTTACCATCAACACGCTGGCGTTGGCGTTGAATCACGACAGCTACGGTGAATTGCTCGATTATTTCGGCGCCCAGCGCGATCTGCACGACAAGGCGATTCGCGTTCTGCATAATCTGAGTTTTGTTGAGGACCCGACGCGCATGTTTCGCGCGGTTCGCTTTGAGCAGCGTCTGGGGTTCAAGCTCGGCATGCACACGGAAAACCTGTTGCGCAGTGCCGTGGAAATGGACTTTGTCCAGCGGGTCGGCCCGTTGCGACTGTTCAATGAATTGACGATTATCCTCAATGAGGAAGAGCCGTTTCCGGCGATCTCCCGCCTTGAGGCCTTGGGCCTGCTGGCCTGTCTGTGTGATCAATGGCGGGTCGATGGCCACCTCAAAGAGTCGTTTCGCCAGGCGGAAAAAGCCCTGCACTGGCATGAGCTGCTCTATACCGGCAGTCCTGTCGAGCGTTGGGTGGTGTATTTTTTATGTTTAAGTCAGCCATTATCCGATGACGCAATGGCTTCGGTTTGTGATAAACTGTCGGTTCCTCAACGCTGGCAGGATATTCTTGTTTGCGAACGTCGTCGGGTGATGACGACCTTTCATCACCTGGAGCGCGATCAGAAGAGCTTGGCCGCATGTAGAGCCAGTGAGCTGGCGCATCGACTCAAAGGCATCGGTGATGAAATGTTGCTTTATGCCATGGCCCGTACACGCAGTGATGAGGTTCGTCTGGCGATCTCCCAGTATTTAACTCAATGGCGCGATGTGAAGCCGCTTCTCAATGGCGACGATCTGATTGCCCTTGGCATTGACCGTGGTCCGAAAGTCGGCGATGTTCTTAGCCGGTTGCGTGATGCGCGTCTTGACGGGGAGGTTTCGTCGCGGCAGGATGAGGTCGATCTGGTGCGTTCCTGTCAGACCTCTTGCTGA
- a CDS encoding site-2 protease family protein yields MEQIFLKISIMLVPALLAVTVHEVAHGYAADRLGDPTARLLGRLTLNPLRHLDPVGTLALLFVGFGWARPVPVNVTNLRHPHRSMLWVALAGPTANFTLALLSALLLQVLGFIEGLGLAWLNVVTHPASLMAAFSLYINVILAVFNLIPVPPLDGGRVLAAMLPIRYAAMLMKLEPFGFFIVIGVVFFTDVWQTLLGPVIIGLVAFFAGHQWGVVEAVIHFLFSRG; encoded by the coding sequence ATGGAACAGATTTTTCTTAAAATTTCGATCATGCTGGTGCCGGCTCTGCTGGCGGTCACGGTGCATGAAGTCGCCCATGGTTATGCGGCCGACCGTCTCGGAGATCCGACGGCACGGTTGCTGGGACGGTTGACCCTGAATCCATTGCGCCATCTGGACCCTGTCGGCACCCTGGCCTTGCTGTTTGTCGGCTTTGGTTGGGCGCGTCCGGTTCCGGTCAATGTCACGAATTTGCGTCATCCTCATCGTAGCATGTTGTGGGTGGCTCTGGCCGGTCCGACGGCGAATTTCACCTTGGCGCTGCTGTCGGCGCTGTTGCTCCAGGTGCTTGGTTTTATTGAAGGACTCGGTCTGGCCTGGTTGAACGTTGTGACGCATCCCGCCTCGTTAATGGCCGCCTTCAGCCTGTATATCAATGTCATCCTTGCCGTGTTCAATCTGATCCCGGTTCCACCTCTGGATGGTGGTCGTGTGCTGGCCGCCATGTTGCCGATCCGTTATGCCGCGATGTTGATGAAGCTCGAACCCTTTGGTTTTTTTATTGTCATTGGCGTGGTTTTCTTTACCGATGTCTGGCAAACCCTGCTCGGACCGGTCATCATTGGGTTGGTCGCTTTTTTCGCCGGTCACCAGTGGGGTGTGGTTGAGGCGGTGATTCACTTCCTGTTCAGTCGTGGATAA